The genomic stretch ATCTATTTCAACCATTTATAAAAAGCTTTGACGTAGCTTGTCTGTTCCTCTGTATTAAGCACTGTTTATCAGTTGtagctgtgtttttttcccaattttctTTAGTGGCTGAAACTTACTTCTGATGATGTAAAGGAACAGATCTACAAGCTAGCTAAAAAAGGCCTGACCCCCTCGCAAATCGGTAAGTTTTATGGATCAGTCTTAAATagagacaaaaaatatttttctgactgTAATAATGCAGTTGCTCCTTCAACCTGCATAGGATGACATGCtaagaaaatactggttttctgATGTACTGATGTATTCACTGTGTGGATACCACTAAAAATGTAATATGTCTCATTTTTGCAAAAAGCTTATTTGGTGAAGTAGTTGAAGTTttttgtgtggttgttttttttttttcaagcagaaaatgtAAAGCATCTGTTTACTCTTATAACCTGTCCTTAGGAATGGCCACTAGTCCACCCAGTTTGTTGGAGAAAAACTTGACATCTCATCTTAAAATACCAGTACCTGTGTTTAGGAGCTTACTGAGCCAGGCACTGGAGCTGCATAATAGACTACTTCTCACTAGTTTGGACTCCTCTGGAGCTTTGCTTAAGTGTGTCTGTGCTACAAATTTATGTAGTCTTAAGATATGCAGTGTAATTGAGTGCTAtatgaatgtttttaattttactttatttattaatgatCTCTGTGGTATAGTATGGGTTTTTTAGAGTAAAGATGTCTATGGCATCTTTGTTAAGTATGGAGAAGAGGGTGGTTGAATACCTAGCTTTAATAAGTCCTGTTGAAAATTTCTCAGTAATAATGTAATACTTACCGTGTTACCTGCCTAAATGTGATAGGTGGCTTGGTTTTCGGTTAATTGCTATCTGATGAAGTGTTTCAGCTTCTCTAAGTTGTGTTTTGCTCACACGCTATCCACCATTTATTTGTTCATGGCTTCCAgcagaaaggtattttaatttaaagaagtCCTTTTGGATAGCTTGTAACTGTAAGGTTGGTTTCACTAGATTTGTGTaagatgtttggggttttttcagtgtgaGATGTAAACATTTGTTTCAGGTGTCATCCTGAGGGATTCTCATGGTGTTGCCCAGGTTCGCTTTGTAACTGGCAACAAAATTTTGAGAATCCTTAAATCGAAGGGACTGGCCCCAGACCTTCCAGAGGATCTTTATCACTTGATCAAGAAAGCTGTTGCTGTGCGTAAACATCttgagagaaacagaaaggtgAGTGCTAATTTAAGCAGATAGCActatgtttgttttttcatataATACAGTAGTTTATTTACTACTTAACAAAGCAAAGGCTTTTGGTGTGCTCCCTGTTAGCCACCCCCTTTGAGTAAACTTAGTGGTTCGGGGAGTCATTTTGATGAAGGAGAATGGTCTTTGTCTGTGAAAAGGATCTTAAAAGCATTGCTTAAACCAGGTATTTCTGGTCCTGTTCTGATTTTTACTAGCTTCATCAGACTTTGGTAATGGGCATGTGGAGT from Falco rusticolus isolate bFalRus1 chromosome 10, bFalRus1.pri, whole genome shotgun sequence encodes the following:
- the RPS13 gene encoding 40S ribosomal protein S13: MGRMHAPGKGLSQSALPYRRSVPTWLKLTSDDVKEQIYKLAKKGLTPSQIGVILRDSHGVAQVRFVTGNKILRILKSKGLAPDLPEDLYHLIKKAVAVRKHLERNRKDKDAKFRLILIESRIHRLARYYKTKRVLPPNWKYESSTASALVA